The window ATTGTCGAGCATCTTTTTCTCGCCTTTTCTCTGGATGCCTTTCTCGGGTGATGTGCCGGTTGGTCCCGTGGCCACTCCACTCAGACATCAACGAGGAACATGCAAAGCCACAAATGGAGTTGACGCGCACTGGTCATGAGCGTCAATGTACGGAGATGAGGTGACGGCAATGCAGATGTCGCCATCGTGATTGTAGCCGCAGTACCCCTACTTGGTTCTGTGTGTGAGTTCACCTCCGTGATGATGCCGGCCACCACAGGCCGGTATCAGGGTCCAGTGCCCCACACTCTTTGTGGGGAAGCCGAAAACCTCCGGCCCGCCTTCGGGTACGGCTGGCGAAGTCTCAGTATCCGGCGGCCAGCTCTGGGCTAGCGTCGCGACCACGACCACGTTTGCACCGGCTCGCGACGAATCGTGTCGAAGATTCAACAAAAACACGCATCCGCCTACTGCTTTtctgcgtctgctgcgctgcggtggtgttGAGCGTAATCTGGACCTtgcctgcgctgcatgcaGTGTCTTTGCACTGGGCTGAAGGTAACCAGGCTGTGCTGCTTGGCTGCGTTCCGTGACGCAGCTGTCGTGCAACAGAGGTGGGCAAACTGCCGTCACATGCGCATATAGCATGACTTGTTCGTGGTAGAATGAGACGCTGAGAGAGGGGAAGCATGACTACAGCGAAtatgcgtgcttgtgtgtgtgctcgctcCACTGCTTGCActctctgtcgctctctctttctcgctctGAGGTCCTCTTCGACTCAttctccctccttctttctcttcgtgGACGTCCCTTGccctcttttctgttttaAATCTTCCTCTCTGTGCTGTTTGCAACACACTCACGCGTCGCGGATGCGCTAGAAGCGTATAGAAGCATCGCGGCAGAGGcccttcgccctctctccatccGTGTGTCTTCGGCTGTTTCGCCAGGTTTAACTTCAGTGGTGCGGCCTCTTTTCCTCCTGCACCTCTTTCCGTGCGTGTGGTTCCTCCGGAGATGCCGGTGTGCATCGAGTGTGGACACGGTGTTCCGCGCATCATCAAGCCGGACACCGAAACAGTGGAGCGGTGCGGAGAGTGCGGGCACATCTGCGATATCTGCTACGAATTCGGTGATGTACAGATTTGGATTGATGTGgttctgctgcgccaccgggCGTGGGCGCATGTTCTCTTCAACCAGACTGACTACTACACAAAACTCGTCATCTTCGTGCTCTGCTgcgtggtggaggcggtcgTGGTGCACAGCCTCACCGTGCTTAAGGCCATTCCCTTCTTCACGGATGACCTCGAGAATAGTTCCCTCTATACCCCAGAGCGCCAGGTGCGATcgctgcagctcgtgcgCATAATTCAGAGCTCCTTTCTGCCGCTGATGAACTACCCATCAGCAATTCCCCACCTCTTCATCTTTATCTTCACAGAAAATGCGCTTGTTGCCTCTATCGCCACGTGGCTCGGCCGCTTTTTCTACCGCAGCTACGGCCACAGAGAACACCTGTGGTTCGTGGAGGCAGCCTTGGCCTCCTACGCAAAGCTGAGCTACGTCCTGTTTCTCATCTGGGCCATTCCACCGTCGATGCTCCCTATGGTCGACTTTGTGTACGTTCTGTGGCTAGGATGCGCCTTCACGGTGCTGGGGTTCGATCGCCATTGGATGTACCCCGTAGCGGCCGTCCTCATCTGCGTCTGTGCTCGCGCGCTGTTTCGCTACCTCACAAAGTGGAGCCCTCAGGTGCTCTGCTAGCTGCGGTGTCCCTCTGCCACGTGGCTTCGGCTTTGTTTCTATGCCTTCTTTCGCCGTCTATGCCTATGGCGGCAAGATGGAGAGCTTgggtgctgcttctgctggcgctgctgtgacTATGGTTGGCACGCCGACTCGCTTCTCGTGTTCTTTTTCGCTCCTTCACCGTTGTTCCCCCCACCTGGCGCTCGCCTTCCAcgctctttctcctctccgaaaaaaaaaacgcaggAGAGGAGATGTCTGCCCAACAGATGAtctccctctttctgtgtCGCTGATGATGgtactgctgctggtgctgccttTCTCTATTCCTCTCTTCTATTGTTGCACCAGTCACGgcgtcgcgctgccgtgggatagcgatgcagcagcactgctggTGCTTATACGTCCCGCCATCGTTCTTTGACAGGCGAGAGCTTCGCCGATACACCAGGCTCCACTTCCGATGTGTCtatcctctctctcttccacttTTTCTGACTCTATACGTCGGCGCCACATCGCACATTATCACCCACCACGCTGCAGAAGTCTCTTTCTCACCGTTAGGGAACGTTATAattttctcctctctttctgaCGCTTCATTGTgtgtcgccgccctccccttcaGGGACGtacctctttctcttctgtGATCCTTTTCTTACCATACACCATGAGCCTGGAAGCCAATATCGCGGTGTGCCTTCACGACCTGAAGTCGCCCTCGGATCAtccggtggcgctgcgctccTCCCCAAACGGAGTCTCCTTCATGTGCCCCCCATCCCTGAAGGAGGCTAACTTCCCCGGCAATGACACGAATTTTGCGGTAGAGCATGTGCTGGAGCGGCCGAATGCGGGTGCAATCCAGAAAAAGATgctctcctctgctgcctccgACTTTGTGAAGAACCGTCAGAACCTGGTCATGTTCAGCTACGGCGTCCGCTCTACCCCGAAGCGTCAACTGATGTACGGCCAACAGTCCGAGGAGGGCTACGCGGTGCGCGTCATCTCAGATGCAGTAACCACTGGCCAGGGTATCTTCACGCTTTCGTGCTACATTATTGGCCAGGACGAACACCTTGTGGATCTTATCTCGGCAGAAAACGAACTCGGCGTGATTGTGGAGTCAGTGAAGGAAGgcccgcgtgtgcgtatggTGGAGCGCTCCAGGGTCAAGACTGAATCGGATGTGCGAGGCGTCTTCTCCAAGATCGTGCAGAACTACCACAAGCAGTTCGAGTCCGTGCTGCCAGAGAAGCAGCCCACCGCCGAGCTCCAGGCGCTTCCACCGTACAAGGGCGATACGATCATGCTGCAGCTGTTCCGCTACGAATCTGAGGAGAAGTACAGCAACTACGAGGATGCCAACTCGATGACGTTTGTGGCTCTCGGTGACTCGGAGCGGCCGGTGCTGTGCGGCCTCGATTCTTCCCAGCAAGAGGCGTTCGAGAAGACAAACCGTATCTTGCTGTCTGCTGTGGGCATTGTGTCGAGCATCAAGTGCAGCCGCCTGCGCATTCCCTTTGGCAAGTCGAAGCTGAGCCAGTTgatgcgccgctgctacaATGCCGAGAAGGGCAACCCCAACGGCGCCCTGAACGGGCCCACAAACACTGTCATGCTGATTCACTGCTGGACGAACGGCGAGTGGGCGGAGGAGAGTTTTCACAACCTTTCCATGATACGGCGCATCTGCAACACGCTTGGCTCCTCCGGCATTGGCTCCATGCTGCGCGACTTGCCAGTGGAGAAGTGGCGCCTCGACCAGGACATCAATGAGCTGCGCGATgagctggtggtggcgcgcatGGTGTACGACTACAAGCCGTGCATCTGCGAGTCCGCAAAGCCTATCGCGAACatcaaggaggaggagctgaagcgcaTCAACGCCATCCAGCTGAAACGCAACGAGGCGCACGAGAAGCAGCTCGCCATGATCCAGGAGAAGGCCATGGAGGAGGCCAAGAAGACCATCAAGGATCAGgaggcgagcagcggcgtcaccCTGGCGTCCCTCGAAAAGATGCTCGAGGCCAAGAAGCGTGAAAACgagtcgctgcagctcgAGCGTGACAACATGACGCATGAGTACGAGCAGACACTCGAAAAGATCCGGCGCAAGAAGTACAGCGAGGAAGACATCGTGTCTCGCCTCCGTGAGGAGACAAATCagttggaggaggagctgggcGCGCGCCAGGCGGCCATCCTGAACAAGCAGAAGCAGCTGGATTTGGCAAAGCTGGACAAAACCAAATGCCGCGAGGCCATCCTGCGCGAGCGCGGAAacgtggaggcgatgcgcaAGACGCTCATGActgagcggcgccaccaACGTGAGCAATGGATTAAGCAGATCAAGGAAGTTAACCAGCaggtgctggtgcagctccGCACCATGGCTGATGAGCGCAAGCAGAACGGCGAGACCGTTTCGGCGAAAGAGGAGGCGTCCGAGAAGGCCGTGATTGAGGACATCAAGACCATTGAGGAGTACCTGCCAAAGCTCATCTCGCTCGAGGACGTCCCTGTCAACCCGGAGGAGACAGAGAGCATCCGCCGCCAGTTTGATGAAGTCTTCTTGCAGGAGAAAAAGACGTACCTGATGAAGATCGAtgaggagaaggcgcgcaAGGAGAAGCTGGAGAAGGGCCTCATGGCGTACCGCAACCGCGTGCTCGAAGTGGCGCACGCAAAGAAGAAGGAGAACATGCAGGATGCCGCGAAGAAGGAGCAGCACCTCAGCTCGCTGGTCGAGCAGGTGCTCACGTACCTGCGCAACGGCGTGAAGATGATGAAGGTGTCCAGCAAGAATcatgtgcgctgccgcttttACTTCATCTCCGATGATGGAAGTCGCATCCACTCATGCGAACTTGATGGCCAGGGTGCCCCGATCAACCGACGCAAGCCGCCAGTGACTATCTGGCTGCGCGACATCCGCAAGGTGGTGCTCGGCGTCTACACCGAATCCTTCGTGTCCTTCAGCTCCGAGAGCCAGCTCGCCAAAGCGCGCGCCGAGGCGGTCACGGACAACGGCACATACCGCAATGACATAACGCAGAGCATCACGCCTGCGAACATCGGCCTCAACAATTACCGCGCGtttgcgctgctgctacgcGGCGGCAAGTCGCTCGAGGTGGTTTGCTACTCCGACACAGACTGCGAGGCTTGGATGGTGGGACTTCGGCGTCTGCTGGGGATCAAGACGGCGACTGAGAAGCAAGTGGAACAGCATATGGAAAGTGTCCGCCCTCAGGAGCCCCCTGTGGTGGAGCAGCCAGTGGAGATGAAGTTCGGCGGCCTCCTTGACGTGCGCAACATGCGCGGCTTTCTCGCACTCTCCGCCGAGGAGGCCAGTTTGTGCAGTGAGAGCCACATTCCGCCGGCGCTCTTCCTGCGCGTAAAGCAGGAGATGGTGGACAAGTCTCACACCGGCTCCATCACCACCTACGACGTGCGCGTTTCCTCTGGGCTCGACTTGGTGCGCTCAGGTTGCATCTACGACTTCCTGGTGCAGCAACACATCATCCCACTTCCGTTCTAGGAGATGCGTTGTGATGCCACGTGGCACGTACGTTTTGCTTTCTTGACACCCACATCATACGCTGTGGTTTCTTGCTTCAACAAGTTTCTGACTATCGTGGCGGCGAAGGCCGAGGCACCTTTGGTGCGTGTCGCAGCGTGTCTTCACGCACGCCGCTGTActcccccactccctctttGATTCTTTCGTACTCCGCCGTTTGCCGTATTTTCGCTTTTGCTGTTTCTGGAGTGCGCGCCGaacgtctctctcttgtaTGCTTGACGTGTGAGGGAAGAgcgtggagagagagggggccggcggcggtggtggtggtgggagcACCAACACCCACGCTcacgaagagagggagacagcaCTTCCAGCACGTGGGAGCGTGAAACAAACTCAAAGGATCCACGCTCACTGCTCTTCTCAGATGCGTCCTCTATTTCTCATTGACTATATATGGGCTtatgcgtgtctgtctgtgtgtatcCCTGTCTGACCTCTgacctctctccctctcttacTGTCCCCTTCACTTTTGCTGTGCTATATATTTCCATTTCCTTGATGACGCGCTtgccacccctcctcctctatcATGGTCTCTGTGTCTCTATGTGTCTACGCGTCTGTGTTTTTGTGTGACACCGCGTTCTacattttctttttcgaTGGTGGCCTGTCTTCGCGCGCGCATGGCTTGATACTCTGGGTTGCGGAAAGgtctccacctccgccagctcaTCTACTCGGAGATCCACGCTGGCGGACACTGAAGCACAAGCGTATGCGCGATTATACAAACTTGATTTCGTAGAAGGAGAGATATGTTCTCAAGCGTGTCACCATCAACACATTCCAAGCGGATGTCCTCCCTGTTCATCGCTTTTTGCTTTCCAATTTGTTTTCTTGCTTGATTTAGCGGTGGGGTGCCTCACATGTCTTCTGTCGACgtctcgctctttctctcccgcCGGCCCTCTTGTTTCACTGTCCGCACCTTTGTTGTTTCTTTCTCTCGGGTGGCCGATAGACGCCAAACAAACAAGATGGCGCACTTCGCATCTTCAAAAGCGCGTACCCACGTAgggtgggagagagaaagccaAATACCTCTGCCCACTCTGACCGTCTAAAGCGACATATGCCGGTGGTGCCGTCGTTGGAGGttgaggcagcggtgcaacGCGTAAGTACATCTCTGGAGTGCAAAGACTGGCGCTCCATTGATTTCTTTGACTCTCActgatgccacgcactgccGGCACCTCGCTGGCACCTCCTTCGTGGCCGGAACCGGGCCTCACTGAAGGGGCTATCCCAGCCACCGGGTACGCCGTATCAAATGGATCAGCGCCATCCCTCTCATTTTacacgccgaggaggaggagaaacaaGCAACGACATCGCGCTACCTTgcccgccccctcttttATTCTCGCAACTACTGCCCTATCTcgtccttcccctccccttcttgTGATCGCTTGCCCTCGATGGTTCTCTGCATGACTgctgcgtgcatgcgtgtgcgtgtgtgtgaatgCGCGCATGGCTCTTGCGTCGCCTCGCTCCCGAGACTCACCACCGCCTACATTAGTGCCTACAGTGATCGAGTGAGCACGtgtgcctctttctctgtcttcGGAGGTGGCTGCTTTACATCTAGGGCAAGCAAGCGCTCTTAACTCCCATGGCGGAGCTCCTTAGCAAAAAGACGTGGCGTCTCAGGGATGTCCTCTTCAACGAAGGAACAGAGCAGGTAGTGCGCGTACTGAAGATTGATCATCCGTTCCGTCGCCAGCGCATCACCATCGTGCCCACTCCGCGCTACGCCAGAGAAGCGTACCTGACGGACTGGGTGTACCAACCCTACGTGAAGGAACACATCATGTACGTCAGCAACGACATCTACAATCCGTTTTACGTCTTCCTGTGCCGCTCGCTGCTTCGCAAAGGCAAATTCCCCGAGTACGCCTATTTCCACCCCATGGGACTGCCGGACTGCGTCGACGTGAACCTCAGCCGGCGTGCCTTTATCAAGAAGGAGCAGCCCTTCAAGACGCCGATGAGCACCATCCTCATGACGACGAATCACTTCCGCGACTCGCACCACCCCTGGGTCTCACGGCGCACCGTTAACATCGTCGGCGAGCAGTATGTTGTACATCCTAAAGAGGACAAGCAATCGATGGTGTTTGTGCTGCCGCCTGCTTACGTGCCCGATGTGGTAAACACGTTGCAGGGCCTTGGATTCGCTGTGGCCGACACGGTGACGGCCTCCATTGGAGACGCGGCCATCATCAATAAACTGAACAGCTGGAGCAACAAGTGCCAGCTGCTCGTGTTGGGGTATCTCTGGTTTCTTTTGGCGCTCTTCATCATAGGCGAGAGCCGCCATATTCGTCAGCTCTTTCAAGACTACAAGCGAGAGTTGATCGAGAAGGCAGGCAAGGACCCAGCAAAGATGGGCCTGTAGGCACCGACGACAGCCAAGGAGGgggatggagaagaggtCTACCGCTCTCTCAAGCCCAGCGTGCGGCAGTGTCCCGACATTCACTCTCGGCATCTCCCTACTTCCTCTACGTCTGCTGTCGTGCAACCCGCCTCGTggtcgcgcgcacgcgtgtatCCGTGTGCGAAGATAGACCACTGAAGCAGTCGATTCGAGGACACGGCAGACCCTGACGACTGGGGGTGTAAAGGAAGGCATAGCGCATGAGGCATCCTTGATCTTCGCCTCAAGCGAGGGGCTCTCTTTTTGACAGCCCTCGCTGCATCCTTCTCACACATATCGGGGCGCTCCATTTTGCATGGCGTGCTGCAAAAGTCGCATTCTCTATTGTCGTAATCACGACAGCGCACTGAGAGAACCGCAACGCAAAACGGAggctgcagcgtggcggtgctgctatTGAACTTTTAATTTAGATAGCGCATCTTCTCCTGATACGTCACACTATTACTGTCCCCAATGCTACGAGTCGATTgaggaaggcggcgctgcaccgagTACGAGGCATAGGCACCTCACCGTCTGCCTCCTCGTGTCTTGCACACGTTCGACACCCCCCTTTTTCTCATGTTTTCTCCATCGAAGGCCTCCGGCGACTCATGCGATTCACGCAGCACTTGCTATATTCTTTCCACATcacatctcctcctctctggtACAAAAACATCAGAGACACAACCACCACCGACGCCTCTGTACAGTTATTCACCACCGACACACCCATCGCCCTGCTCGGTCAGTCGCAGTTCTCTTTCCATCCGTTAGGCTCCCGCTTTTTTATCGTATCTTTTTTTATGATTCTTGCCTGTGTacagcggcgttgctgtgccGCACTACTGCCCACCTCTGTCTGCCTGCCCGTCTCGTTGCCAACGCCGAAGCGTACGCCTCTCACGCCGGGCACAACTTGCCTAACATCTCACCTGAAAACAAGGTCAGCGGCAGTTTCCCGCGCCGCAGCCCTGCACGCGGTGCGTAAGAAGATGCAGGAGGCCACCGTGGCCGCACTCATCGTCCCtagcagcgacgcgcacaACAACGAGTACGTGGCGACGCACCTGTAGAGTCGCGCATTCATCTCTCACttccacggcagcgccggtaCCGCCCTCATCACGATGGAGAAGGCGCTCCTATGGATGGACGGACGCTACTGGTtggccgcggaggaggagaagtaCCCCGACTTTGATCTCATGAAGCAAGGCAAGCCAGAGGTCCCGTCGCTCGAGGAGTGAGTTGCCGTCAATCTCAGCTCCAAAGCAGTTGTTGGCATGAACCCGTACGTCGCCACGGTGGCGGAGTGGGAACGGCTGAGCAAGCGGATCAATCTGCGTCCGGTGGCAAACATCGTTCAGGACATGATGCCGCCGGAGAAGAACGTGCAAAGAATGTACGTGCGTCCCGTTGAGTTCTGCGGTGCCACCTGCAaggagcggcgcgccgcgattCTCgcagagctggagaagaaggACTGCGACCTGATCATTCTCTCCGCACTGGATGAGATCGCGTGGCTCACGAatctgcgcggcggcgacgtggatTACAACCCCGTCTTCTACGCGTACGCTGTGATTGACAAGCACTACGAAAACGTGCGCCTCTACGTGAACCCGGACAAGGTGACAGACGCAGTGCATCAGGCGTGCGAGGATCACATCGACTTCTACCCGTACGAGCAGTTCGAGGCGGATCTCAAGCAGCTACCACAGGGTCGCAAGGCCCTCGTCGACGAGCGCCAGACGAGCGAGGCCGTCTTTCGCATCTTGAAGGATGTCGGCACCGAGACGGTGCGTGTCGTTTGCGGTCCGGCGCAGAAGTTGAAGGGGGTCAAAAATGAGGTCGAGCTCCAGGGCTTCCGCGACTGCCACGTacgcgacggtgccgcgctgACGCGCTACCTTGCCTGGCTGCACGACCAGGTCGCGAACAAGGGTGCGACGGACCTGAACGAGTACGACGCGGCCACGAAGCTCGAGGAGTTCCGCGCGCAGGGGGAACACTTTGTGCAGCTCAGTTTTGGCTCCATCTCGTCCATTGGCCCTAACGGGGCGATGTGCCACTACAGCCCCGCCGAGACGGGCTCTGCCACCATTCGCAAGGACCAGCTGTACTTAATCGACAGCGGTGCGCACTACTGGGACGGTACCACCGATGTGACGCGCACCATCTGCTTCACAGCGCCGAGTGATGAGCAGCGCGAGGCCTACACGCTTGTCCTCAAAGGGCATATTGCACTCAACAGCATTGTTTTTCCCAAGGGCACAAGCGGTGCCCGTCTCGACACCCTGGCGCGTATGGCGCTCTGGGGCGTGGGACTGGACTACGCCCACGGCACCGGGCATGGCGTGGGATCCTTCCTCAACGTGCACGAGGGCCCCCACGGAATCGGCATTCGTCCAGTTGCCACGGGGGCGAACATGGAGCTGCACTCCATCGTGTCGAACGAGCCTGGCTACTACAAGGACGGGCACTACGGCATCCGCATTGAGAACCTCGAGGAGGTGGTCGAGTGTCGGACCAAGTACAGCGCAACCGGCTTCTACACCATGTCGCACCTCACGATGGCGCCT is drawn from Leishmania infantum JPCM5 genome chromosome 25 and contains these coding sequences:
- a CDS encoding metallo-peptidase, Clan MG, Family M24, producing the protein MNPYVATVAEWERLSKRINLRPVANIVQDMMPPEKNVQRMYVRPVEFCGATCKERRAAILAELEKKDCDLIILSALDEIAWLTNLRGGDVDYNPVFYAYAVIDKHYENVRLYVNPDKVTDAVHQACEDHIDFYPYEQFEADLKQLPQGRKALVDERQTSEAVFRILKDVGTETVRVVCGPAQKLKGVKNEVELQGFRDCHVRDGAALTRYLAWLHDQVANKGATDLNEYDAATKLEEFRAQGEHFVQLSFGSISSIGPNGAMCHYSPAETGSATIRKDQLYLIDSGAHYWDGTTDVTRTICFTAPSDEQREAYTLVLKGHIALNSIVFPKGTSGARLDTLARMALWGVGLDYAHGTGHGVGSFLNVHEGPHGIGIRPVATGANMELHSIVSNEPGYYKDGHYGIRIENLEEVVECRTKYSATGFYTMSHLTMAPLCRDLIDVSLLTETERAWVDRYHAKVVASIMPHLQKAGDQNAIEYLKYHTQPLCAVNEAYTLLSPDGKGAK